TATCGCTAAGTGCTGGTAATATAGTGCCCATATGAGAAAAAGTAGGGTAATGCTTATACTCCCATTTTAGCTGTGTAGGCATTTGCTGTTCTAAATTTACTAACGTATTTAATGCGCCTGTATAAAAACGCGCGCCTTCACTTGCTACACTAATAAATAAGGTTTGTTCGCCTTTAGGGTTTTTAGTGTATTTAATAATGTTACTTTTTAACTCTTCATCACTCCACCAACTATTAGGGCTTATAGCTATGTAGTTGTTAAATAATTCAGGCTGATTAACTAAAGTATAAAGCGCCAATGTACCAGCATTAGAGTGACCAATTAAGGTGTTGTAGCCGTTAGTTGAGTAATTGCTATTTATGTAGGGCATGAGTTCGTCAGACACAAACTTTAAAAAACTATCGGTTTGCCCAGCATCGGGCCATTTATTCTTTACAAAAGTTTGAAACTCAGTTTTAGGCTCCCCTTCTACTTTTGGTAAGTAATCACGCACGCGGTTGGTTGTATCAATACCAACAAGCATGGCATTAGGTATTTGCTCGTAGTCAATAAGGGATTTTATAACGCCAGATGCCATATGAAAGTGCTCAACACCATCAAGTAAATAAATAACATAAAGCGGCTGATCATCTTTTACAGTGTCAGGTATAAAAATTCTGATTGGCCTGTCTTCGTTAAGTATTTTTGATTGTAGAATAACTTTTTTACCAACGGTTATGTCGGTTGTAGCGGTGCTTGCATAGCTTAAAAAAGGTGTACTAAAAGTAAGTGCTAATACGAGCGATAGTAAGAGCTTCACAAATATCCTTATTTAATAATGTATTGCTTAATAATTGCACGCCTTTAGATTTGAGTAAATGTTTATATTTAAGAGGCAAATGTAGAGCTTAAGTAATTAACAGCTGCCCTTTTCACACGAGTAAGCTCAGCATTTACTTATAGGTGTTCAGCTCGCTGGCGCGATGAGTAAACAGGTAATATTTAGCTTTATAAACTTATCTATCAAAGCTTAAAAAACCTGCTTGCTTAATTATCCATCTAAGCGTAAAATGCGCGCTCATTTCGGCTTTTATACTATTAATTCCTTGCCTTAAACCGACCGGCCGAAACGGTAGAAGGCTCTATTAACCGTAAGGAATATCCATGCGTCATTACGAAATCGTATTCATGGTTCACCCTGATCAGAGTGAGCAAGTATCTGGTATGATCGAACGTTATACTGGTTCTATCACTGAAGCTGGTGGTACTATCCACCGTCTTGAAGACTGGGGCCGTCGTCAACTGGCTTACCCAATTAACAAGCTTCATAAAGCTCATTATGTTCTTATGAACGTTGAAGCACCTACTGAAGTAATCAGCGAGCTAGAAACTACTTTCCGCTACAACGATGCAGTGCTTCGTAACTTAGTTATGCGTACTAAAAATGCAGTAACTGAAGCGTCTCCTCTTGCAAGAGAAGAGAAGAAAGAAGCACCAGCTGCTTAATTGTTTTGAGTCCTAGCATGGCACGTAATCAGCAGTTAGTGTAATGGTTAGCCCATATATGAATCAGCTGGTTATATCGGGGGTTGTTTGTAAAACACCCAAGTTTAGCCAAAGCCCTGCAGGCATACCGCATTGTATTTTTGTTGTTGAACATAAATCGATGCAAACCGAAGCAGACCTTAACCGTAATAGTTACGTTAGGC
The sequence above is drawn from the Pseudoalteromonas espejiana DSM 9414 genome and encodes:
- a CDS encoding alpha/beta hydrolase-fold protein, with the translated sequence MKLLLSLVLALTFSTPFLSYASTATTDITVGKKVILQSKILNEDRPIRIFIPDTVKDDQPLYVIYLLDGVEHFHMASGVIKSLIDYEQIPNAMLVGIDTTNRVRDYLPKVEGEPKTEFQTFVKNKWPDAGQTDSFLKFVSDELMPYINSNYSTNGYNTLIGHSNAGTLALYTLVNQPELFNNYIAISPNSWWSDEELKSNIIKYTKNPKGEQTLFISVASEGARFYTGALNTLVNLEQQMPTQLKWEYKHYPTFSHMGTILPALSDSLITLFSDLIFKVTDEHGKFADVSLIIGYYQALSDKFGFELKIPQDVYVEFAHSQQKFGNTKKAIATLKQFTRDYPNAAYSHMRLSQGYTADKQFKKAVTSMKHALKLAKQNSRDPMLIDALKDMVNEAQKKI
- the rpsF gene encoding 30S ribosomal protein S6; the encoded protein is MRHYEIVFMVHPDQSEQVSGMIERYTGSITEAGGTIHRLEDWGRRQLAYPINKLHKAHYVLMNVEAPTEVISELETTFRYNDAVLRNLVMRTKNAVTEASPLAREEKKEAPAA
- the priB gene encoding primosomal replication protein N, producing MVSPYMNQLVISGVVCKTPKFSQSPAGIPHCIFVVEHKSMQTEADLNRNSYVRLQVVASGKQMQQQTQHLHVGQALQVSGFLNRHEGRNGLSQLVLHAQHIERII